A part of Legionella sainthelensi genomic DNA contains:
- a CDS encoding L,D-transpeptidase family protein — protein MCLSKNRLFILFFLQIVGLFVIAHATTLVLPATGDVVGEPQYVLSEGLESIDEIGKRFDVGYHELVRANPHIDPSRTIAANSRVIVPSQYILPHVPRKGIVINLAEYRLYYFPENENVVLTFPIGIGRKGWKTPLGMTKIVAKVANPKWRPTKNLRAEAEKNGDFLPEELPSGPYNPLGQYALRLGWPTFLIHGTNRRDGIGSRVSAGCIRMYPDDIELLFRSVPVGTQVRIINQPVKIGKQDGQLVLQVYPLLSEQRNMRLKTVLEEQLAGQTNWNNKIIQNELAFPSGLVRKI, from the coding sequence ATGTGCTTAAGCAAAAATAGGTTGTTTATTTTATTTTTTTTACAAATTGTTGGGCTATTCGTTATTGCTCATGCAACTACATTAGTTTTACCGGCTACAGGAGATGTAGTCGGTGAACCACAATATGTTTTGTCTGAAGGCCTTGAATCCATTGATGAAATAGGGAAGCGATTTGATGTAGGTTATCATGAGTTAGTTAGAGCTAATCCTCATATTGACCCAAGTCGTACAATAGCTGCTAATTCACGGGTGATTGTACCCTCGCAGTATATTTTGCCCCATGTTCCTAGAAAAGGGATTGTAATCAATTTAGCAGAATACAGACTTTATTATTTTCCTGAAAATGAAAATGTGGTCCTCACGTTCCCTATCGGTATAGGACGCAAAGGATGGAAAACTCCATTAGGAATGACTAAAATTGTTGCTAAAGTAGCGAATCCAAAGTGGAGGCCAACAAAAAATCTGCGTGCAGAAGCCGAAAAAAATGGTGATTTTCTTCCTGAAGAATTGCCTTCAGGTCCATATAACCCATTAGGTCAATATGCTTTGCGATTAGGATGGCCTACGTTTCTTATTCATGGTACCAATAGACGAGATGGAATAGGTTCTCGTGTAAGTGCGGGATGTATACGAATGTATCCTGATGATATTGAACTTTTATTTCGATCAGTTCCAGTCGGCACGCAAGTAAGAATCATTAATCAGCCTGTAAAAATAGGTAAACAAGATGGTCAACTGGTATTACAAGTCTATCCGTTGCTTAGCGAGCAACGTAATATGCGCTTAAAGACTGTATTAGAAGAACAATTAGCGGGTCAAACGAACTGGAATAATAAAATCATCCAAAATGAGCTTGCCTTTCCATCAGGATTAGTTCGAAAAATATAA
- a CDS encoding phosphatase PAP2 family protein: MKQISSQPINFLAGLILVLSSIVFLINNYFFKFRGNNYFPEGIPFLATVLFLFNFGLMLYFKKGSKFRQVGKELLYLFGVMSLIAIATNAVQLTPFPPIDPSIVDFENYIHFPMESVVAWTNNHPQFKYLLGVTYDSLTYQMSVLPLFVIFTCHFHLVREYYFYLLCTTLIGFSFYYFFPTTAPASVLNSALFSISQIATGLKFEQIHHYINPTTNDGGLIALPSFHAIWAVLCVNLVRDWRILWVVLSVINLFLIASCVLLGWHYITDIIGSFIVLWISYYFFNMCKKRTIL; this comes from the coding sequence ATGAAACAAATATCATCACAGCCAATTAACTTTCTTGCAGGGCTAATACTGGTATTATCTTCTATTGTTTTTTTAATAAATAACTATTTTTTTAAATTTAGAGGAAATAATTACTTTCCGGAAGGCATTCCCTTTTTAGCAACGGTTTTGTTTCTTTTTAATTTTGGATTAATGCTTTATTTTAAAAAAGGAAGCAAGTTCAGGCAAGTTGGCAAAGAACTTCTTTATTTGTTTGGTGTAATGAGTTTGATTGCAATAGCAACCAATGCAGTACAGTTAACGCCCTTTCCCCCCATTGACCCATCGATTGTTGATTTTGAGAATTATATACATTTTCCTATGGAATCAGTCGTAGCTTGGACTAATAATCACCCCCAATTTAAATACTTACTGGGTGTAACTTATGACAGCTTAACTTATCAAATGAGCGTTTTGCCCCTATTTGTCATTTTTACATGTCACTTTCATCTCGTTCGAGAATATTATTTCTATTTATTATGTACCACCTTGATTGGATTTTCATTTTATTACTTTTTTCCAACCACTGCCCCGGCAAGTGTTTTAAACAGCGCTCTTTTTTCCATATCACAAATAGCCACAGGCCTCAAATTTGAACAAATTCACCATTATATTAATCCTACTACAAACGATGGCGGTCTTATTGCTCTTCCCTCTTTTCACGCTATTTGGGCGGTATTATGCGTGAACTTAGTTCGAGATTGGAGAATTTTATGGGTAGTTTTATCTGTGATTAATTTATTTCTGATTGCATCTTGTGTACTTTTAGGATGGCATTATATAACCGATATTATAGGTAGCTTTATTGTTTTGTGGATAAGTTACTATTTTTTTAATATGTGTAAAAAAAGAACAATATTATAA
- a CDS encoding carbon storage regulator: MDIISLQFEEPLMIHIGKASVKILAFKTQEPGNIKFGVDAPRSVNVHREEIFHAIKQKQLLETVE; this comes from the coding sequence ATGGATATAATTTCTCTTCAATTTGAAGAACCTTTAATGATTCATATTGGCAAAGCATCTGTCAAAATTTTAGCATTTAAAACCCAAGAGCCTGGAAATATCAAATTTGGAGTTGATGCCCCTAGATCAGTAAATGTACACAGAGAAGAAATCTTTCATGCAATAAAACAGAAACAACTTTTAGAAACAGTCGAATAA
- the rpsF gene encoding 30S ribosomal protein S6: MRHYEIMFLVHPDQSEQVPAMVERYEGIISKHNGVIHRKEDLGRRQLAYPICDVHKAHYILMNIECSLEALDEIKNAFKYNDAIIRNLITRQKQAITTESVLMKKEKETRAA, translated from the coding sequence ATGAGACATTATGAGATTATGTTTCTTGTGCACCCTGATCAAAGTGAGCAAGTACCTGCAATGGTTGAGCGTTACGAGGGGATCATAAGTAAGCACAATGGAGTAATCCACCGAAAAGAAGACTTAGGTCGTCGTCAATTAGCTTATCCAATTTGTGATGTACATAAAGCACATTATATTCTTATGAATATTGAGTGTAGTCTTGAAGCTCTGGACGAGATTAAAAATGCATTCAAATACAATGATGCAATCATCAGAAACTTAATTACGCGTCAAAAACAAGCGATTACTACTGAGTCTGTTTTGATGAAGAAAGAGAAAGAAACCAGAGCAGCTTAA
- the rpsR gene encoding 30S ribosomal protein S18: protein MSAYFRRKKMCRFSAEGGNEIDYKDINLLKNYISETGKIVPSRITGTQTRFQRQLARAIMQARFLGLLPYCDSHK, encoded by the coding sequence ATGTCAGCTTATTTTCGTAGAAAAAAAATGTGTCGCTTCAGCGCAGAAGGTGGCAATGAAATTGATTATAAAGATATCAATTTGTTAAAAAATTATATTTCTGAAACAGGGAAAATAGTGCCAAGTCGTATTACTGGTACACAAACTCGTTTTCAAAGACAGTTAGCAAGAGCAATTATGCAAGCCAGATTTCTTGGTCTGTTGCCATATTGTGATAGCCATAAATAA
- the rplI gene encoding 50S ribosomal protein L9, with product MEVILLEKVRNLGNLGDKVNVKAGYGRNFLIPQNKAVFATPKNIEAFEQRRSELEKKAQQALSTAEQRASKFNDTHVVICAMASDEGKLYGSVGVNEIKDALTEKNIEVSKREIVMPEGPLHSIGNFVVEIHVHSDVIANLSIEIVPAK from the coding sequence ATGGAAGTTATCTTATTAGAAAAAGTGAGAAATTTAGGTAACCTAGGTGATAAAGTTAATGTAAAAGCAGGTTATGGTCGTAATTTTTTAATACCACAAAATAAAGCTGTTTTTGCTACACCTAAAAATATCGAAGCATTTGAGCAACGTCGATCAGAACTTGAAAAGAAAGCACAACAGGCTTTATCTACTGCAGAGCAACGCGCTTCTAAGTTTAATGATACACATGTAGTTATTTGTGCAATGGCTAGTGACGAAGGGAAGTTATATGGTTCTGTTGGTGTTAATGAAATCAAAGATGCTTTGACTGAAAAAAATATTGAAGTCAGTAAACGCGAAATTGTGATGCCGGAAGGTCCTTTGCACTCAATTGGTAATTTTGTAGTTGAAATACATGTTCATAGCGATGTTATTGCTAATTTAAGCATTGAAATTGTTCCAGCCAAGTAA
- a CDS encoding NAD-dependent succinate-semialdehyde dehydrogenase, whose product MKIQTINPTTEQVLQSYDCLSIQEINEKLNKGHEAYLSWKEISFDKRKSLMLHLGQLLKNKTDELAQLMTREMGKPITAGKAEINKCAWLCEHYAEHAEEYLAPRIVQTEMKKAKVCHLPLGIVFAIMPWNFPFWQVFRFAVPSLMAGNAAALKHAPISTGTGNKIEQLFLEAGFPPYVFQHLIVDNDGAAKVIEHPSVSAVTLTGSGRAGSAVAGHAGKFLKKSVLELGGNDPYLVLEDADLDLAANCIVNSRLNNSGQVCIAAKRIIVLKSVENELIQKIMEQIAEFKMGDPLHPDTKLGPLARLDLRDSLHLQVEKSLKQGAKLLLGGIIPDGQGFFYPPTLLTNVTRGMPAFDEELFGPVIAIISANDEKEAIAYANQSQYGLGAAVFTRDLEKGEHIATYEINVGVCFVNAFVASDPRLPFGGIKESGYGRELSKEGILEFVNIKTIAVSNA is encoded by the coding sequence ATGAAAATTCAAACAATAAATCCTACAACAGAACAAGTTTTGCAAAGTTATGATTGCCTGAGCATACAGGAAATTAATGAAAAACTAAATAAAGGCCATGAAGCCTATTTGTCCTGGAAAGAAATCTCATTTGATAAAAGAAAATCATTGATGTTACATCTTGGTCAACTTTTAAAAAATAAAACGGATGAGCTTGCACAATTAATGACTCGCGAAATGGGAAAACCAATTACTGCGGGTAAAGCTGAAATTAATAAATGTGCTTGGCTATGTGAGCATTATGCTGAACATGCCGAAGAGTATCTAGCCCCTCGGATCGTTCAAACTGAAATGAAAAAGGCTAAAGTTTGTCATCTACCGTTAGGAATAGTCTTCGCTATTATGCCCTGGAACTTTCCATTTTGGCAGGTATTTCGTTTTGCAGTTCCATCATTAATGGCAGGGAATGCTGCGGCTTTAAAACATGCACCCATTTCAACAGGTACAGGAAATAAAATAGAACAGCTTTTTTTAGAGGCAGGGTTTCCGCCATATGTTTTTCAACATTTGATCGTGGATAATGATGGAGCAGCTAAGGTAATTGAACATCCATCTGTTAGTGCTGTAACTTTGACTGGCAGTGGGCGAGCTGGAAGTGCTGTTGCAGGACATGCAGGAAAGTTTTTGAAGAAATCTGTTTTGGAGCTTGGTGGAAATGATCCTTATTTGGTTCTTGAGGATGCAGATCTTGATTTGGCTGCAAATTGTATTGTCAATTCAAGATTAAACAATTCGGGTCAAGTTTGTATTGCTGCTAAGCGTATCATTGTTTTAAAATCAGTTGAAAATGAGTTAATTCAAAAAATAATGGAACAAATAGCTGAATTTAAAATGGGAGACCCACTTCATCCAGATACAAAACTTGGTCCATTGGCTCGTTTGGACTTAAGAGACAGCTTACATTTGCAAGTAGAAAAATCACTGAAACAAGGTGCTAAATTATTGCTTGGTGGTATAATTCCTGACGGTCAAGGATTTTTCTATCCACCAACTTTGTTAACAAACGTAACACGAGGCATGCCTGCTTTTGATGAAGAGTTATTTGGACCTGTTATTGCTATTATTTCAGCCAATGATGAAAAAGAAGCCATAGCCTATGCCAATCAAAGCCAATATGGCTTAGGTGCGGCTGTGTTTACACGTGATTTAGAAAAAGGGGAACATATTGCGACCTATGAAATTAATGTCGGGGTATGTTTTGTCAATGCTTTTGTCGCATCTGACCCTAGGTTACCATTTGGTGGAATAAAAGAATCTGGCTATGGTCGTGAATTATCAAAAGAAGGTATATTAGAATTTGTTAATATAAAAACCATAGCAGTAAGTAACGCTTAA